Proteins from a single region of Antechinus flavipes isolate AdamAnt ecotype Samford, QLD, Australia chromosome 2, AdamAnt_v2, whole genome shotgun sequence:
- the GSE1 gene encoding genetic suppressor element 1 isoform X6: MFGLKPPLYYLPGMSHEPKSPSIGMLSTATRTTATVSPLTPSPLNGSLVPNGSPAATSNLSVQAAPSSSFAAALRKLAKQAEEPRGSSISSESSPVSSPATNHSSPASTPKRVPMGPIIVPPGGHNVPSTPPVVTIAPTKTVNGVWRSESRQQEAGSRSGSSRDRLIVEPPLPQEKAAGPAIPSHLLSSPYPFSLPPSSVVQDSRFPPLNSLQRPVHHVVPPSTVTEDYLRSFRPYHTTEDLRMSSLPPISLDPATAAAYYHPSYLAPHPFPHPAFRVDDSYCLSALRSPFYPIPTPGSLPPLHPSAMHLHLSGVRYPAELSHSSLSALQTERMSSLTAERLQMDEELRREREREREREREREKEREREADREREKEREREREREKELEREREKEREREREKELERQRERAREKELMVKTIENQFLPVSELHGLRVLPAEDRVKPSEQLTPNRPEKLKEPALQTPKAVQHPLHPAPASHHPVPSLISNHSIFPLPGSSAATALLIQRTNEEEKWLARQRRLRQEKEDRQSQVSEFRQQVLEQHLDISRPPAPTEPEHRPENPRPGPTRHEPSSRDQPQHFGGPPPLISPKPQHHPMPTSLWNPVTLMENTLEPRRVQENHSLHTHPAPFEPGRQAIPLVKVERVFCPEKLEEGTRKREASLDKYQPLREPGSLEHSGYSHGPFLAELEKSTQTILNQQRAALPQPGQFPDVSLPPKPSSPYRPQLPRGPDPMYVYDEFLQQHRKLVSKLDLEERRRREAQEKGYYYDLDDSYDESDEEEVRAHLRCVAEQPPLKLDTSSEKLEFLQLFGLTTRQQKEELLTQKRRKRRRMLRERSPSPPAVQNKRQTPSPRLALSTRYSPDEMNNSPNFEEKRRFLTIFHLTHISAEKRKDKEKLVEMLHAMKQKTLSGAVTDSVKNASRDSPIISLSEPAAQQVPADADRPIGTAASLSDTPKPAEPGRLEQPRPQELQRVGDPASEKGRMSETHGGKKSLSMLHYVRGSLSKDIPIPLSHSMNGKNKPWEAFMAEEFAHQFHESVLQSTQKALQKHKGSTTLLSAEQNHKVDTSVHYNIPELQSSNRVSMAQHNGQQETSSGRKGPISQELDRDSEEEDKEEEEEEEEEEAPRPKWQGIEAIFEAYQEHIEEQNLERHVLQTQCRRLEAQHYSLSLTAEQLSHSMAELRSQKQKIVSERERLQAELDHLRKCLALPAMQWSRGYFKGYPR; encoded by the exons GGTCTTCAATAAGCAGTGAGTCTTCCCCTGTATCTTCTCCGGCAACCAACCACAGCTCTCCTGCTAGCACGCCCAAGCGAGTGCCCATGGGGCCCATCATTGTTCCTCCGGGGGGTCACAACGTCCCCAGCACACCCCCAGTGGTCACCATCGCACCAACGAAAACGGTCAATGGTGTCTGGAGAAGTGAGAGCCGACAG CAAGAAGCAGGATCTAGAAGTGGCAGCAGCAGAGACCGTCTCATCGTGGAGCCCCCGCTGCCCCAGGAGAAGGCGGCGGGGCCCGCCATCCCATCGCACCTCCTGAGCTCTCCCTACCCCTTCAGCCTCCCCCCCAGCTCCGTCGTCCAGGACTCCCGCTTCCCACCGCTGAA CAGCCTCCAGCGCCCTGTACATCATGTGGTCCCCCCCAGCACCGTCACCGAGGACTATCTGCGGAGCTTCCGCCCTTATCACACGACGGAAGATCTCCGGATGTCCTCCCTGCCGCCCATCAGCCTCGATCCGGCCACTGCTGCTGCCTACTACCACCCCAGCTACCTGGCCCCTCATCCCTTCCCACACCCGGCCTTCAG ggTGGATGATTCCTACTGCCTTTCAGCCCTGCGCTCCCCCTTCTACCCGATCCCAACTCCCGGCTCGTTGCCTCCTTTACACCCATCAGCTATGCACCTCCATCTCTCGGGGGTTAGGTACCCTGCGGAGCTGTCTCACTCATCCCTCTCAGCACTGCAGACGGAGCGAATGTCAAGTCTCACTGCAGAAAG aTTACAGATGGATGAAGAGTTGAGACGGGAGAGGGAACGGGAACGAGAACGTGAAAGGGAACGGGAGAAGGAGCGAGAAAGGGAAGCTGATCGGGAGCGAGAGAAGGAGCGAGAAAGGGAACGAGAACgagaaaaagaactggaaagagaGCGGGAGAAGGAACGGGAgcgggaaagagaaaaggaactgGAGAGACAACGGGAGCGAGCCCGAGAGAAGGAGCTGATGGTCAAGACTATAGAGAACCAGTTCCTGCCAGTATCCGAGCTGCATGGGCTACGGGTCCTTCCGGCAGAGGATCGGGTGAAACCTTCAGAGCAACTAACACCAAACAGACCAG AGAAACTCAAGGAGCCTGCCTTGCAGACCCCGAAGGCTGTCCAGCACCCCCTGCACCCTGCTCCCGCTTCCCACCACCCAGTGCCCAGCCTCATCTCCAACCACAGCATCTTCCCCCTGCCCGGGAGTAGCGCGGCCACAGCCCTGCTGATCCAGCGCACgaatgaggaagagaaatggCTGGCTCGCCAACGGAGACTACGGCAGGAGAAGGAAGACCGGCAGTCCCAGGTGTCGGAGTTCCGACAGCAGGTCTTGGAGCAGCATCTTGACATCAGCCGCCCCCCAGCTCCCACAGAGCCGGAACACAGGCCTGAGAACCCCAG ACCGGGACCAACTCGTCATGAGCCAAGCAGCCGAGACCAGCCACAGCACTTTGGAGGGCCCCCGCCCCTCATCTCTCCCAAACCTCAGCACCATCCCATGCCGACCTCCCTCTGGAATCCAGTAACCTTGATGGAAAACACCCTGGAACCACGAAGGGTACAAGAAAACCATTCTCTGCATACCCACCCAGCTCCGTTTGAGCCCGGCCGACAAGCCATCCCCTTGGTTAAAGTAGAAAGGGTTTTCTGCCCGGAGAAGCTGGAAGAGGGGACTAGGAAGAGGGAGGCAAGCCTGGATAAATACCAACCACTCAGGGAGCCTGGGTCATTGGAACACAGTGGGTACTCTCACGGGCCCTTCTTGGCTGAACTGGAGAAGTCCACTCAGACCATCCTCAACCAGCAGAGAGCAGCTCTCCCCCAGCCCGGACAGTTCCCTGACGTGAGCCTGCCCCCAAAGCCCAGCTCTCCGTATCGGCCCCAGCTCCCCAGGGGCCCCGACCCCATGTACGTTTACGACGAGTTCTTACAGCAGCATCGGAAGCTGGTCAGCAAACTGGACCTGGAGGAACGTAGGCGGCGGGAAGCCCAGGAGAAAG GTTACTACTATGACCTTGATGACTCTTATGATGAGAGCGATGAAGAAGAAGTCCGGGCCCACCTCCGATGTGTCGCCGAGCAGCCGCCCCTCAAGCTGGACACGTCCTCTGAG AAGCTAGAATTCCTGCAGCTCTTTGGCCTGACCACCCGACAGCAGAAGGAGGAATTACTGAcgcagaagaggaggaagagacgCCGGATGCTAAGGGAGCGGAGTCCGTCTCCCCCGGCGGTTCAGAATAAGCGGCAGACCCCTTCCCCCAGGCTCGCGCTCTCCACTCGATACAGTCCCGATGAGATGAACAACAGCCCCAACTTTGAGGAGAAGAGGAGGTTTCTGACCATTTTCCACCTGACTCACATCAGTGCTGAGAAGAGAAAAG ACAAAGAGAAACTTGTTGAAATGCTCCATGCCATGAAACAGAAGACATTGTCGGGAGCAGTGACAGACTCAGTGAAAAACGCTTCGAGGGACAGTCCCATTATCTCCCTGAGCG AGCCAGCAGCGCAGCAAGTCCCTGCAGATGCAGACAGACCCATCGGTACTGCAGCCTCCTTATCGGACACGCCGAAGCCAGCAGAACCTGGAAGACTTGAACAACCCAGACCCCAGGAGCTCCAGAGAGTTGGGGATCCAGCCTCCGAGAAGGGCAGAATGAGTGAAACCCATGGGGGAAAGAAGAGCTTGAGCATGCTCCATTATGTCAGGGGTTCCTTGTCCAAGGACATCCCCATCCCCTTGTCTCACAGCATGAATGGGAAAAATAAGCCCTGGGAAGCCTTCATGGCAGAAGAGTTTGCGCATCAGTTCCACGAATCTGTGCTGCAGTCTACCCAGAAAGCCTTGCAGAAGCATAAAG GAAGTACAACCTTGCTCTCTGCTGAGCAGAACCATAAAGTCGACACCTCCGTCCACTATAACATTCCTGAGTTACAGTCCTCCAACCGGGTATCGATGGCTCAACACAATGGGCAGCAGGAGACCTCATCTGGGAGGAAGGGCCCCATTTCCCAGGAGCTGGACAGAGACTcggaagaggaagacaaagaggaagaagaagaggaagaggaggaagaagccCCCAGACCCAAGTGGCAAGGGATTGAGGCAATTTTTGAAGCTTACCAGGAACATATAGAAG AACAAAACCTGGAACGGCACGTGTTGCAGACCCAGTGCAGACGGCTGGAAGCCCAGCACTATAGCCTCAGTCTGACAGCTGAGCAGCTCTCACACAGCATGGCG GAATTAAGGAGCCAGAAACAGAAGATTGTTTCAGAAAGGGAGCGACTTCAGGCAGAACTGGATCACTTACGAAAGTGCCTTGCGTTGCCTGCAATGCAGTGGTCTAGGGGTTACTTCAAGGGATATCCCAGGTGA
- the GSE1 gene encoding genetic suppressor element 1 isoform X2, whose amino-acid sequence MSHEPKSPSIGMLSTATRTTATVSPLTPSPLNGSLVPNGSPAATSNLSVQAAPSSSFAAALRKLAKQAEEPRGSSISSESSPVSSPATNHSSPASTPKRVPMGPIIVPPGGHNVPSTPPVVTIAPTKTVNGVWRSESRQQEAGSRSGSSRDRLIVEPPLPQEKAAGPAIPSHLLSSPYPFSLPPSSVVQDSRFPPLNLQRPVHHVVPPSTVTEDYLRSFRPYHTTEDLRMSSLPPISLDPATAAAYYHPSYLAPHPFPHPAFRVDDSYCLSALRSPFYPIPTPGSLPPLHPSAMHLHLSGVRYPAELSHSSLSALQTERMSSLTAERLQMDEELRREREREREREREREKEREREADREREKEREREREREKELEREREKEREREREKELERQRERAREKELMVKTIENQFLPVSELHGLRVLPAEDRVKPSEQLTPNRPEKLKEPALQTPKAVQHPLHPAPASHHPVPSLISNHSIFPLPGSSAATALLIQRTNEEEKWLARQRRLRQEKEDRQSQVSEFRQQVLEQHLDISRPPAPTEPEHRPENPRPGPTRHEPSSRDQPQHFGGPPPLISPKPQHHPMPTSLWNPVTLMENTLEPRRVQENHSLHTHPAPFEPGRQAIPLVKVERVFCPEKLEEGTRKREASLDKYQPLREPGSLEHSGYSHGPFLAELEKSTQTILNQQRAALPQPGQFPDVSLPPKPSSPYRPQLPRGPDPMYVYDEFLQQHRKLVSKLDLEERRRREAQEKGYYYDLDDSYDESDEEEVRAHLRCVAEQPPLKLDTSSEKLEFLQLFGLTTRQQKEELLTQKRRKRRRMLRERSPSPPAVQNKRQTPSPRLALSTRYSPDEMNNSPNFEEKRRFLTIFHLTHISAEKRKDKEKLVEMLHAMKQKTLSGAVTDSVKNASRDSPIISLSEPAAQQVPADADRPIGTAASLSDTPKPAEPGRLEQPRPQELQRVGDPASEKGRMSETHGGKKSLSMLHYVRGSLSKDIPIPLSHSMNGKNKPWEAFMAEEFAHQFHESVLQSTQKALQKHKGSTTLLSAEQNHKVDTSVHYNIPELQSSNRVSMAQHNGQQETSSGRKGPISQELDRDSEEEDKEEEEEEEEEEAPRPKWQGIEAIFEAYQEHIEEQNLERHVLQTQCRRLEAQHYSLSLTAEQLSHSMAELRSQKQKIVSERERLQAELDHLRKCLALPAMQWSRGYFKGYPR is encoded by the exons GGTCTTCAATAAGCAGTGAGTCTTCCCCTGTATCTTCTCCGGCAACCAACCACAGCTCTCCTGCTAGCACGCCCAAGCGAGTGCCCATGGGGCCCATCATTGTTCCTCCGGGGGGTCACAACGTCCCCAGCACACCCCCAGTGGTCACCATCGCACCAACGAAAACGGTCAATGGTGTCTGGAGAAGTGAGAGCCGACAG CAAGAAGCAGGATCTAGAAGTGGCAGCAGCAGAGACCGTCTCATCGTGGAGCCCCCGCTGCCCCAGGAGAAGGCGGCGGGGCCCGCCATCCCATCGCACCTCCTGAGCTCTCCCTACCCCTTCAGCCTCCCCCCCAGCTCCGTCGTCCAGGACTCCCGCTTCCCACCGCTGAA CCTCCAGCGCCCTGTACATCATGTGGTCCCCCCCAGCACCGTCACCGAGGACTATCTGCGGAGCTTCCGCCCTTATCACACGACGGAAGATCTCCGGATGTCCTCCCTGCCGCCCATCAGCCTCGATCCGGCCACTGCTGCTGCCTACTACCACCCCAGCTACCTGGCCCCTCATCCCTTCCCACACCCGGCCTTCAG ggTGGATGATTCCTACTGCCTTTCAGCCCTGCGCTCCCCCTTCTACCCGATCCCAACTCCCGGCTCGTTGCCTCCTTTACACCCATCAGCTATGCACCTCCATCTCTCGGGGGTTAGGTACCCTGCGGAGCTGTCTCACTCATCCCTCTCAGCACTGCAGACGGAGCGAATGTCAAGTCTCACTGCAGAAAG aTTACAGATGGATGAAGAGTTGAGACGGGAGAGGGAACGGGAACGAGAACGTGAAAGGGAACGGGAGAAGGAGCGAGAAAGGGAAGCTGATCGGGAGCGAGAGAAGGAGCGAGAAAGGGAACGAGAACgagaaaaagaactggaaagagaGCGGGAGAAGGAACGGGAgcgggaaagagaaaaggaactgGAGAGACAACGGGAGCGAGCCCGAGAGAAGGAGCTGATGGTCAAGACTATAGAGAACCAGTTCCTGCCAGTATCCGAGCTGCATGGGCTACGGGTCCTTCCGGCAGAGGATCGGGTGAAACCTTCAGAGCAACTAACACCAAACAGACCAG AGAAACTCAAGGAGCCTGCCTTGCAGACCCCGAAGGCTGTCCAGCACCCCCTGCACCCTGCTCCCGCTTCCCACCACCCAGTGCCCAGCCTCATCTCCAACCACAGCATCTTCCCCCTGCCCGGGAGTAGCGCGGCCACAGCCCTGCTGATCCAGCGCACgaatgaggaagagaaatggCTGGCTCGCCAACGGAGACTACGGCAGGAGAAGGAAGACCGGCAGTCCCAGGTGTCGGAGTTCCGACAGCAGGTCTTGGAGCAGCATCTTGACATCAGCCGCCCCCCAGCTCCCACAGAGCCGGAACACAGGCCTGAGAACCCCAG ACCGGGACCAACTCGTCATGAGCCAAGCAGCCGAGACCAGCCACAGCACTTTGGAGGGCCCCCGCCCCTCATCTCTCCCAAACCTCAGCACCATCCCATGCCGACCTCCCTCTGGAATCCAGTAACCTTGATGGAAAACACCCTGGAACCACGAAGGGTACAAGAAAACCATTCTCTGCATACCCACCCAGCTCCGTTTGAGCCCGGCCGACAAGCCATCCCCTTGGTTAAAGTAGAAAGGGTTTTCTGCCCGGAGAAGCTGGAAGAGGGGACTAGGAAGAGGGAGGCAAGCCTGGATAAATACCAACCACTCAGGGAGCCTGGGTCATTGGAACACAGTGGGTACTCTCACGGGCCCTTCTTGGCTGAACTGGAGAAGTCCACTCAGACCATCCTCAACCAGCAGAGAGCAGCTCTCCCCCAGCCCGGACAGTTCCCTGACGTGAGCCTGCCCCCAAAGCCCAGCTCTCCGTATCGGCCCCAGCTCCCCAGGGGCCCCGACCCCATGTACGTTTACGACGAGTTCTTACAGCAGCATCGGAAGCTGGTCAGCAAACTGGACCTGGAGGAACGTAGGCGGCGGGAAGCCCAGGAGAAAG GTTACTACTATGACCTTGATGACTCTTATGATGAGAGCGATGAAGAAGAAGTCCGGGCCCACCTCCGATGTGTCGCCGAGCAGCCGCCCCTCAAGCTGGACACGTCCTCTGAG AAGCTAGAATTCCTGCAGCTCTTTGGCCTGACCACCCGACAGCAGAAGGAGGAATTACTGAcgcagaagaggaggaagagacgCCGGATGCTAAGGGAGCGGAGTCCGTCTCCCCCGGCGGTTCAGAATAAGCGGCAGACCCCTTCCCCCAGGCTCGCGCTCTCCACTCGATACAGTCCCGATGAGATGAACAACAGCCCCAACTTTGAGGAGAAGAGGAGGTTTCTGACCATTTTCCACCTGACTCACATCAGTGCTGAGAAGAGAAAAG ACAAAGAGAAACTTGTTGAAATGCTCCATGCCATGAAACAGAAGACATTGTCGGGAGCAGTGACAGACTCAGTGAAAAACGCTTCGAGGGACAGTCCCATTATCTCCCTGAGCG AGCCAGCAGCGCAGCAAGTCCCTGCAGATGCAGACAGACCCATCGGTACTGCAGCCTCCTTATCGGACACGCCGAAGCCAGCAGAACCTGGAAGACTTGAACAACCCAGACCCCAGGAGCTCCAGAGAGTTGGGGATCCAGCCTCCGAGAAGGGCAGAATGAGTGAAACCCATGGGGGAAAGAAGAGCTTGAGCATGCTCCATTATGTCAGGGGTTCCTTGTCCAAGGACATCCCCATCCCCTTGTCTCACAGCATGAATGGGAAAAATAAGCCCTGGGAAGCCTTCATGGCAGAAGAGTTTGCGCATCAGTTCCACGAATCTGTGCTGCAGTCTACCCAGAAAGCCTTGCAGAAGCATAAAG GAAGTACAACCTTGCTCTCTGCTGAGCAGAACCATAAAGTCGACACCTCCGTCCACTATAACATTCCTGAGTTACAGTCCTCCAACCGGGTATCGATGGCTCAACACAATGGGCAGCAGGAGACCTCATCTGGGAGGAAGGGCCCCATTTCCCAGGAGCTGGACAGAGACTcggaagaggaagacaaagaggaagaagaagaggaagaggaggaagaagccCCCAGACCCAAGTGGCAAGGGATTGAGGCAATTTTTGAAGCTTACCAGGAACATATAGAAG AACAAAACCTGGAACGGCACGTGTTGCAGACCCAGTGCAGACGGCTGGAAGCCCAGCACTATAGCCTCAGTCTGACAGCTGAGCAGCTCTCACACAGCATGGCG GAATTAAGGAGCCAGAAACAGAAGATTGTTTCAGAAAGGGAGCGACTTCAGGCAGAACTGGATCACTTACGAAAGTGCCTTGCGTTGCCTGCAATGCAGTGGTCTAGGGGTTACTTCAAGGGATATCCCAGGTGA
- the GSE1 gene encoding genetic suppressor element 1 isoform X4 — protein MSHEPKSPSIGMLSTATRTTATVSPLTPSPLNGSLVPNGSPAATSNLSVQAAPSSSFAAALRKLAKQAEEPRGSSISSESSPVSSPATNHSSPASTPKRVPMGPIIVPPGGHNVPSTPPVVTIAPTKTVNGVWRSESRQQEAGSRSGSSRDRLIVEPPLPQEKAAGPAIPSHLLSSPYPFSLPPSSVVQDSRFPPLNSLQRPVHHVVPPSTVTEDYLRSFRPYHTTEDLRMSSLPPISLDPATAAAYYHPSYLAPHPFPHPAFRVDDSYCLSALRSPFYPIPTPGSLPPLHPSAMHLHLSGVRYPAELSHSSLSALQTERMSSLTAERLQMDEELRREREREREREREREKEREREADREREKEREREREREKELEREREKEREREREKELERQRERAREKELMVKTIENQFLPVSELHGLRVLPAEDRVKPSEQLTPNRPEKLKEPALQTPKAVQHPLHPAPASHHPVPSLISNHSIFPLPGSSAATALLIQRTNEEEKWLARQRRLRQEKEDRQSQVSEFRQQVLEQHLDISRPPAPTEPEHRPENPRPGPTRHEPSSRDQPQHFGGPPPLISPKPQHHPMPTSLWNPVTLMENTLEPRRVQENHSLHTHPAPFEPGRQAIPLVKVERVFCPEKLEEGTRKREASLDKYQPLREPGSLEHSGYSHGPFLAELEKSTQTILNQQRAALPQPGQFPDVSLPPKPSSPYRPQLPRGPDPMYVYDEFLQQHRKLVSKLDLEERRRREAQEKGYYYDLDDSYDESDEEEVRAHLRCVAEQPPLKLDTSSEKLEFLQLFGLTTRQQKEELLTQKRRKRRRMLRERSPSPPAVQNKRQTPSPRLALSTRYSPDEMNNSPNFEEKRRFLTIFHLTHISAEKRKEPAAQQVPADADRPIGTAASLSDTPKPAEPGRLEQPRPQELQRVGDPASEKGRMSETHGGKKSLSMLHYVRGSLSKDIPIPLSHSMNGKNKPWEAFMAEEFAHQFHESVLQSTQKALQKHKGSTTLLSAEQNHKVDTSVHYNIPELQSSNRVSMAQHNGQQETSSGRKGPISQELDRDSEEEDKEEEEEEEEEEAPRPKWQGIEAIFEAYQEHIEEQNLERHVLQTQCRRLEAQHYSLSLTAEQLSHSMAELRSQKQKIVSERERLQAELDHLRKCLALPAMQWSRGYFKGYPR, from the exons GGTCTTCAATAAGCAGTGAGTCTTCCCCTGTATCTTCTCCGGCAACCAACCACAGCTCTCCTGCTAGCACGCCCAAGCGAGTGCCCATGGGGCCCATCATTGTTCCTCCGGGGGGTCACAACGTCCCCAGCACACCCCCAGTGGTCACCATCGCACCAACGAAAACGGTCAATGGTGTCTGGAGAAGTGAGAGCCGACAG CAAGAAGCAGGATCTAGAAGTGGCAGCAGCAGAGACCGTCTCATCGTGGAGCCCCCGCTGCCCCAGGAGAAGGCGGCGGGGCCCGCCATCCCATCGCACCTCCTGAGCTCTCCCTACCCCTTCAGCCTCCCCCCCAGCTCCGTCGTCCAGGACTCCCGCTTCCCACCGCTGAA CAGCCTCCAGCGCCCTGTACATCATGTGGTCCCCCCCAGCACCGTCACCGAGGACTATCTGCGGAGCTTCCGCCCTTATCACACGACGGAAGATCTCCGGATGTCCTCCCTGCCGCCCATCAGCCTCGATCCGGCCACTGCTGCTGCCTACTACCACCCCAGCTACCTGGCCCCTCATCCCTTCCCACACCCGGCCTTCAG ggTGGATGATTCCTACTGCCTTTCAGCCCTGCGCTCCCCCTTCTACCCGATCCCAACTCCCGGCTCGTTGCCTCCTTTACACCCATCAGCTATGCACCTCCATCTCTCGGGGGTTAGGTACCCTGCGGAGCTGTCTCACTCATCCCTCTCAGCACTGCAGACGGAGCGAATGTCAAGTCTCACTGCAGAAAG aTTACAGATGGATGAAGAGTTGAGACGGGAGAGGGAACGGGAACGAGAACGTGAAAGGGAACGGGAGAAGGAGCGAGAAAGGGAAGCTGATCGGGAGCGAGAGAAGGAGCGAGAAAGGGAACGAGAACgagaaaaagaactggaaagagaGCGGGAGAAGGAACGGGAgcgggaaagagaaaaggaactgGAGAGACAACGGGAGCGAGCCCGAGAGAAGGAGCTGATGGTCAAGACTATAGAGAACCAGTTCCTGCCAGTATCCGAGCTGCATGGGCTACGGGTCCTTCCGGCAGAGGATCGGGTGAAACCTTCAGAGCAACTAACACCAAACAGACCAG AGAAACTCAAGGAGCCTGCCTTGCAGACCCCGAAGGCTGTCCAGCACCCCCTGCACCCTGCTCCCGCTTCCCACCACCCAGTGCCCAGCCTCATCTCCAACCACAGCATCTTCCCCCTGCCCGGGAGTAGCGCGGCCACAGCCCTGCTGATCCAGCGCACgaatgaggaagagaaatggCTGGCTCGCCAACGGAGACTACGGCAGGAGAAGGAAGACCGGCAGTCCCAGGTGTCGGAGTTCCGACAGCAGGTCTTGGAGCAGCATCTTGACATCAGCCGCCCCCCAGCTCCCACAGAGCCGGAACACAGGCCTGAGAACCCCAG ACCGGGACCAACTCGTCATGAGCCAAGCAGCCGAGACCAGCCACAGCACTTTGGAGGGCCCCCGCCCCTCATCTCTCCCAAACCTCAGCACCATCCCATGCCGACCTCCCTCTGGAATCCAGTAACCTTGATGGAAAACACCCTGGAACCACGAAGGGTACAAGAAAACCATTCTCTGCATACCCACCCAGCTCCGTTTGAGCCCGGCCGACAAGCCATCCCCTTGGTTAAAGTAGAAAGGGTTTTCTGCCCGGAGAAGCTGGAAGAGGGGACTAGGAAGAGGGAGGCAAGCCTGGATAAATACCAACCACTCAGGGAGCCTGGGTCATTGGAACACAGTGGGTACTCTCACGGGCCCTTCTTGGCTGAACTGGAGAAGTCCACTCAGACCATCCTCAACCAGCAGAGAGCAGCTCTCCCCCAGCCCGGACAGTTCCCTGACGTGAGCCTGCCCCCAAAGCCCAGCTCTCCGTATCGGCCCCAGCTCCCCAGGGGCCCCGACCCCATGTACGTTTACGACGAGTTCTTACAGCAGCATCGGAAGCTGGTCAGCAAACTGGACCTGGAGGAACGTAGGCGGCGGGAAGCCCAGGAGAAAG GTTACTACTATGACCTTGATGACTCTTATGATGAGAGCGATGAAGAAGAAGTCCGGGCCCACCTCCGATGTGTCGCCGAGCAGCCGCCCCTCAAGCTGGACACGTCCTCTGAG AAGCTAGAATTCCTGCAGCTCTTTGGCCTGACCACCCGACAGCAGAAGGAGGAATTACTGAcgcagaagaggaggaagagacgCCGGATGCTAAGGGAGCGGAGTCCGTCTCCCCCGGCGGTTCAGAATAAGCGGCAGACCCCTTCCCCCAGGCTCGCGCTCTCCACTCGATACAGTCCCGATGAGATGAACAACAGCCCCAACTTTGAGGAGAAGAGGAGGTTTCTGACCATTTTCCACCTGACTCACATCAGTGCTGAGAAGAGAAAAG AGCCAGCAGCGCAGCAAGTCCCTGCAGATGCAGACAGACCCATCGGTACTGCAGCCTCCTTATCGGACACGCCGAAGCCAGCAGAACCTGGAAGACTTGAACAACCCAGACCCCAGGAGCTCCAGAGAGTTGGGGATCCAGCCTCCGAGAAGGGCAGAATGAGTGAAACCCATGGGGGAAAGAAGAGCTTGAGCATGCTCCATTATGTCAGGGGTTCCTTGTCCAAGGACATCCCCATCCCCTTGTCTCACAGCATGAATGGGAAAAATAAGCCCTGGGAAGCCTTCATGGCAGAAGAGTTTGCGCATCAGTTCCACGAATCTGTGCTGCAGTCTACCCAGAAAGCCTTGCAGAAGCATAAAG GAAGTACAACCTTGCTCTCTGCTGAGCAGAACCATAAAGTCGACACCTCCGTCCACTATAACATTCCTGAGTTACAGTCCTCCAACCGGGTATCGATGGCTCAACACAATGGGCAGCAGGAGACCTCATCTGGGAGGAAGGGCCCCATTTCCCAGGAGCTGGACAGAGACTcggaagaggaagacaaagaggaagaagaagaggaagaggaggaagaagccCCCAGACCCAAGTGGCAAGGGATTGAGGCAATTTTTGAAGCTTACCAGGAACATATAGAAG AACAAAACCTGGAACGGCACGTGTTGCAGACCCAGTGCAGACGGCTGGAAGCCCAGCACTATAGCCTCAGTCTGACAGCTGAGCAGCTCTCACACAGCATGGCG GAATTAAGGAGCCAGAAACAGAAGATTGTTTCAGAAAGGGAGCGACTTCAGGCAGAACTGGATCACTTACGAAAGTGCCTTGCGTTGCCTGCAATGCAGTGGTCTAGGGGTTACTTCAAGGGATATCCCAGGTGA